The Piliocolobus tephrosceles isolate RC106 chromosome 2, ASM277652v3, whole genome shotgun sequence genome window below encodes:
- the LTF gene encoding lactotransferrin encodes MKLVFLALLFLGTLGLCLAARRRSVRWCTVSQPEATKCSQWQRNLRRVRGPPVSCIKRASPTKCIQAIATNKADAVTLDGGLMYEAGLDPYKLRPVAAEVYGTEGEPRTHYYAVAVVKKGGSFQLNQLQGLKSCHTGLRRTAGWNVPIGMLRPFLNWMGPPEPIEAAVARFFSASCVPGADKEQFPNLCRLCAGTGENKCAFSSQEPYFGYSGAFKCLREGAGDVAFIRESTVFEDLSDPAERDNYQLLCPDNTRKPVDKFKECHLARVPSHAVVARSVNGREDAIWELLRQAQEKFGKDKSPVFQLFGSPRGQKDLLFKDSAIGFSRVPPRIDSGLYLGSGYLTAIQNLRESEEEVAARRARVVWCAVGEQELHKCNQWSALSKGNVNCSSASTKDDCIALVLKGEADAMSLDGGYVYTAGKCGLVPVLAENYNPQQSSDPDPNCVDRPVEGYLAVAVVRSSDTGLTWNSLKGKKSCHTAVDRTAGWNIPIGLLFNQTGSCKFDEYFSQSCAPGADPRSNLCALCIGNEQGENKCVPNTNERYYGYNGAFRCLAENAGDVAFVKDVTVLQNTDGKNTEAWAKDLKLQDFELLCLDGTRKPVTEARSCHLAVAPNHAVVSRTDKVERLKQVLFDQQAKFGRNGSDCPGTFCLFQSKTKNLLFNDNTECLARLHGKTTYEKYLGPQYVTAITNLKKCSTSPLLEACAFLTK; translated from the exons ACAAACAAGGCTGATGCTGTGACCCTTGATGGTGGTTTGATGTACGAAGCAGGCCTGGACCCCTACAAACTGCGACCTGTAGCAGCGGAAGTCTATGGGACTGAAGGAG AGCCACGAACCCACTATTATGCCGTGGCTGTGGTGAAGAAGGGCGGCAGCTTTCAGCTGAACCAACTACAAGGTCTGAAGTCCTGCCACACAGGCCTTCGCAGGACCGCTGGGTGGAATGTCCCTATAGGGATGCTTCGTCCATTCTTGAACTGGATGGGTCCACCTGAGCCCATTGAGGCAG CTGTGGCCAGGTTCTTCTCAGCCAGCTGTGTTCCCGGTGCAGATAAAGAACAGTTCCCCAACCTGTGTCGCCTGTGTGCGGGGACAGGGGAAAACAAATGTGCCTTCTCCTCCCAGGAACCATACTTCGGCTACTCTGGTGCCTTCAA GTGTCTGAGGGAGGGGGCTGGAGACGTGGCTTTTATCAGAGAGAGCACAGTGTTTG AGGACCTGTCAGACCCAGCTGAAAGGGACAATTATCAGCTGCTCTGCCCAGACAATACTCGGAAGCCAGTGGACAAGTTCAAGGAGTGCCACCTGGCGCGGGTCCCTTCTCATGCCGTTGTGGCACGAAGTGTGAATGGCAGGGAGGACGCCATCTGGGAGCTTCTCCGCCAGGCACAG gaGAAGTTTGGAAAGGACAAGTCACCAGTGTTCCAGCTCTTTGGCTCCCCGAGAGGGCAGAAGGATCTGCTGTTCAAGGACTCCGCCATCGGGTTTTCAAGGGTCCCCCCGAGGATAGATTCTGGGCTGTACCTTGGCTCCGGCTACTTGACTGCCATCCAGAACTTGAGGGAAA GTGAGGAGGAGGTGGCTGCCCGGCGTGCGCGGGTCGTGTGGTGTGCAGTGGGCGAGCAGGAGCTGCACAAGTGTAACCAGTGGAGTGCCCTGAGCAAAGGCAATGTGAACTGCTCCTCGGCCTCCACTAAGGATGACTGCATCGCCCTGGTGCTG AAAGGAGAAGCTGATGCCATGAGTTTGGATGGAGGATATGTGTACACTGCAGGCAAATGTGGTTTGGTGCCTGTCCTGGCAGAGAACTACA ACCCCCAACAAAGCAGTGACCCCGATCCTAACTGTGTGGATAGACCTGTGGAAG GATATCTTGCTGTGGCGGTGGTTAGGAGTTCAGACACTGGCCTTACGTGGAACTCTCTGAAAGGCAAGAAGTCCTGCCACACCGCCGTGGACAGGACTGCAGGCTGGAACATCCCCATAGGTCTGCTCTTCAACCAGACGGGCTCCTGCAAATTTG ATGAATACTTCAGTCAAAGCTGTGCCCCTGGGGCTGACCCAAGATCTAATCTCTGTGCTCTGTGTATTGGCAATGAGCAGGGTGAGAATAAGTGCGTGCCCAACACCAATGAGAGATACTACGGCTACAATGGGGCTTTCCG GTGCCTGGCCGAGAATGCTGGAGACGTTGCATTTGTGAAAGATGTCACCGTCTTGCAGAACACTGATG GAAAGAACACTGAAGCATGGGCTAAGGATTTGAAGCTGCAGGACTTTGAGCTGCTGTGCCTCGATGGCACGCGGAAGCCTGTGACTGAGGCTAGGAGCTGCCATCTCGCCGTGGCCCCGAATCATGCCGTGGTGTCTCGGACGGATAAGGTGGAACGCCTGAAACAGGTGCTGTTCGACCAACAG GCTAAATTTGGGAGAAATGGATCTGACTGCCCGGGCACGTTTTGCTTATTCCAGTCTAAAACCAAAAACCTTCTGTTCAATGACAACACTGAGTGTCTGGCCAGACTCCATGGCAAAACAACGTATGAAAAATATTTGGGACCGCAGTATGTCACAGCCATTACTAATCTGAAAAAGTGCTCAACCTCCC CCCTCCTGGAAGCCTGTGCATTCCTCACGAAGTAA